AGAGGGCAGGCGGGACAAAGACAGTCAAGGGGGGAGCGCATTGAACGACAAAAGGCTGCCTACCATGTCATCTCGGCGAGCCCGATCCGTAGTCACTCTCCTGTCATTTCGACGAGCCCGTCCCACGGGCGAGGAGAAATCTTTTCAAAACGTGGCGAGGGAAAACAGTAAGGGCGAAAGATTTTCCTGAAAATTTCGCTTTGGCGCGCAGTAATCTTTGTAAAAATGAAACAAATATTAATTGAGAAAAAGCAGCTGAAAATCCTTGCCCCCCCACAAAAACGCCTAAACATCCAAGGCAGCACAGCCGCAACCAAAAACATTTCCGCAGGAATTTAAGCAACCACGGAGATCACAGAGAATCACAAAGGGCACAAAGAATGTTAAAAATTAAGAATAGTTACAATTGTCTCACTCCCTCTCCCAGAATAAAAGTCTGGGTGAGGGGAACGCTGAACGTGGACAGTTGCCATTCAACCATTCAACTAATTAACCATTCAACCATTCCCTCCATGGCGTCCAGATGCTACGAAGGAAGTACTCTAAAAAGCATTACATTTCATATTTTTTAAATAGAATCAGGCTGAAAACGAAAATAATAATGATTACGCCCAGCACGCCCATTTCAATCATGTGGTGGTTGAATTTCTCCGGCAGGTAGGCGCCTTCAACGCTTATGATTAAGATACGTCGGATGGACGCGATCAGGCCGATGATAAAGAAAGGGGCCGGACTGAGCTTATGAGATTGGATCGAAACCTTTACGGTATATAAAATTTCCACAACCATAATAATTAGCAGGACACGATCGATCAATTTAAGAACGCCACGGATGAAGTTTGAAGTTTCTACCGTTTTGCCAATGACCAGTACGGAATTATAAACCAGCAAGCCGATGGTGATAACCAGTAAAATCGAAACGATTAAATAGATAAAATATTCAAAGGCAACATAGCTTTTGGTAATAAAGTCGCGTTTGTGCTCAATCATAAAAAATCCCCCTGGCAAATATTTTGCAAGAACCTTTGATTTATTCCATCACCAGGCGCAGGAAAAAGGTAAAAAGTAGCTGCAACAACATGTAGACGAATAATTCGCTATCCAGAGATCCCGTCAAATACGGTACATTTTCATTATTTCGGCAATACTATTTTTCTCAAAGGCTTCCTTAAAATTAAATGGTTTTTGAAAAAAATCAACCTTTAATCGACCGGACAGGTCAATTTTTTGATAAAAAAAAGAGCGGAAAGGGAAATTAAGCCAAAAGCAAACAAAATAAAGGCCGGCGATATCAGGTAAAACAGTAGGCCGGTTAATAAGGGAAATAGCGAAGAGATCAGGTTGGTGGCGCCAAACACGCCAGTAAAAAGCACGCGGTTTTCGTTGGTCGAAATTTCCAGCAGTCCGCCTTCGATGGCTATTTTGAAAGCGCTAATGCCGCTTCCCACCAGAAAGAAAAAGAAGTACAGGGGCAAAACCATGTTTAATTGCAAAATAAAGTAAGCCATTGGCGGCATGGAGCCTATCAGCAGAGCTGTCATTTTAAGCAGACCTTTAAAGCCTTTTGTTTTAACAATTTTTTTCCAGACCCAGTTGGAGACAATCATGCCTGCATATTGAAAAATCAGCAAATTGCCGATCAGGGAGCCGGAGAATTCAAACTTCCCTTTGAGCGAGCCGGTAATAAAGGGGATAAGAATCATCGATGCGGAAAGGAGATTGGCCGTTATAATTAAATAAGTCAGGTTTTTATTGTTCCTTAAAATTTGCGGAATTCTTTTTAAAAAATTCAATATGGAAGTTCTATTTTTTTTGATTTTTACCGTTTTTTCGTTTAAAACCCAAAAGCCCGCCGAGGCCACTAGCAACATGCCGCTGGCCATAAAGAATAATTGCATGTAATTGCTGGGGTATGGTTTTTGGCGCAAGATGAAGGTTACGGCCGTAGCCGAAAGCGCCAGGCCAATGGCGCTTAGCACCTGTTTGGAAACAATCAAATGTTTTCTTTCATCCCCTTCAAAACTCAGTCCCAGAAGATGTGTGTACGAAAGACCGGCAAAAGCGCCGCTAAAGGTAAAAAACAGCATCCACAAATAGACGTTGATCATAAAAAGCGTAAAGGACGGATTGTGCAAAAACCAGTAAATCGTAAAGCCAATGCCGGCCAGAGCAACGATTCGCAAATTGATGCCTAAAAGAAGAAAAGGTTTTTTTTGGGGGCGCGTTTCGATAAACGGCGTAAACAGCAATTGTGAGGCAAGGGGTACGCCAATGGAAATAAAAGTTAAAACGCCAATATGCCACATGCCGCCGCCCGCTTTAACGATGAGCGCCGGCAGCACGGTGTTGTAATCGGTAAAAGCCGAAGTAAAGGCAAACCACAGGGCGTGCCATAAAAAGCCGTAAAAATTTCGTTTATTCATTTTCAATATCAACCTTAAAAAACAATTTGTGTTTGGATGAAATACGGCCATTTAAGTTACAAAGTCAACCTGAAAAAATAATTAAAAACCTTAAACTTACCGTTTGCGTCAATATTTGCTTTTACCGTTAAAAAAAAGTAAATTAATTAGCTTTAAATCAATTTTAGTGCAATAGGAGGTTTTAAACGAATGGTTAAAACGGAAATAAAAAAAATATCCAGTTCCAAACGGGAATTGACCATAACTTTACCAAAAGAAAAAGTAGATGAAATTCGGGACGAACAGGCGTTACGTTTGCGTAAAGAAATTCAGGTGCCTGGTTTTCGTAAAGGTAAGGCCCCTCTGGGTATGGTGAAGCGGCGTTATCAAAGCTTAATTGAAGCTTACGCTCTGGAGAATGCCGTTGAACAAAGCCTGGGCATGGCTGCTGAAAAGGAGAACATTGATATTCTGGGCACGCCGGAAGCCAAGGAAGTTAACTTTGACGACGAAGGCAACCTGGTGATGCAGATCGAGATTGAAACGTTTCCGGAAATCGAGCTGAAAAAGTATAAAGGTATTGAATTAACGCGCGATAAATACGTAGTAACCGACAAGCTGGTTGAAGACAATATTAATCAGCTGTTAAAAGAGCGCGCCGAAATTTCGCCTGCGGAAGGGCCGGTTGCCGAAGGTAATCTGGTAAAAGTAGATATGCAGGAGCTGGATGAGAGCGGCGTGCCGGTGGTTGGCCGCAAGTACAGCGATGTGGAGTTTAAAGTTGGCGAAGGACGGTTTGATAAGGACATCGAACTCCAGTTGGTCGGCGTAAAGAAAGGCGAAACCAAACGCGTGGAAAAGGTCTATCCGGAAGATTTCCCGCAGAAGGAATTTGCCGGCAAAAAGGAGTTGTACGATATTACGGTTAAAGAGATTTTTGATGAAAAGATTCCTGAGTTAAACGACGAGTTTGTGCAGGAATTAGGCGACGAGACATTGAGCACCGTTGAGGACTTAAAAAAACGCATCCGTGAAAATCTTGAGCTGCAGTACAAAAAGGAATCGGAAAATCGCCTGGAAGATGAATTAATTCAGACCTTATTAGCAGAAAACGATTTCGATGTGCCGGCGGCCATGGTCAATAATTATCTGGACAGTTTGGTGCGTTCTGCCAGGCAGCAGTATCCGCAAGCCAGCGAAGAAGATTTACGTAACGCCTACCAGGCCAATGCAGAAACCATGGTTAAGTGGTATTATCTTCTGCAAAAAATAGGTGAAGCAGAAAATATCGAAATAACCGACGAAGATGTACGCAAGATGCTTGAAGAAAAGATCGACAATGAAGAAGAGATCAAAAAAATTATGGGATTACCGCATCAGGTGGCGCGTCTTAAAGAAGACCTGTTTTTCGAAAAAGTCCGGAACTTTTTATTGGAAAACGCAAAAATTACAGAAAATGAGATTGTACTCGATTAATAGAACAATGCTAAACTAAGAAAGGAGCGGGCGCATGCCTTTAGTTCCCATTGTAATAGAACAAACCGGTCGTTCCGAACGCGCTTATGATATTTATTCCCGATTGCTAAAAGAGCGCATTGTGTTTTTAGGAACGCCGATAGACGACAACGTGGCCAGTTTGATTATTTCGCAATTACTGTTTTTGGAAGCCGAAGACCCCACTAAGGATATTTACCTGTACATTAATTCGCCGGGCGGCATTGTTTCTTCCGGGCTGGCGATTTACGACACCATGCGTTACATCAAGCCGGACGTGGTTACCACCTGCATGGGGCAGGCGGCCAGTATGGGGGCCGTTTTATTGGCCGCCGGCGCCAAAGGCAAACGCTATGCTCTGCCCCACGCCCGAATTATGATCCACCAACCCCTGGGCGGCGCCGAAGGACAGGCTTCAGACATTGCCATTGCCGCCAACGAAATTTTACGCATCAAAAAAGTATTGAATCAGATTCTGGCCGACGCCACCGGCAAGCC
This sequence is a window from Caldithrix abyssi DSM 13497. Protein-coding genes within it:
- a CDS encoding phosphate-starvation-inducible PsiE family protein, encoding MIEHKRDFITKSYVAFEYFIYLIVSILLVITIGLLVYNSVLVIGKTVETSNFIRGVLKLIDRVLLIIMVVEILYTVKVSIQSHKLSPAPFFIIGLIASIRRILIISVEGAYLPEKFNHHMIEMGVLGVIIIIFVFSLILFKKYEM
- the tig gene encoding trigger factor; protein product: MVKTEIKKISSSKRELTITLPKEKVDEIRDEQALRLRKEIQVPGFRKGKAPLGMVKRRYQSLIEAYALENAVEQSLGMAAEKENIDILGTPEAKEVNFDDEGNLVMQIEIETFPEIELKKYKGIELTRDKYVVTDKLVEDNINQLLKERAEISPAEGPVAEGNLVKVDMQELDESGVPVVGRKYSDVEFKVGEGRFDKDIELQLVGVKKGETKRVEKVYPEDFPQKEFAGKKELYDITVKEIFDEKIPELNDEFVQELGDETLSTVEDLKKRIRENLELQYKKESENRLEDELIQTLLAENDFDVPAAMVNNYLDSLVRSARQQYPQASEEDLRNAYQANAETMVKWYYLLQKIGEAENIEITDEDVRKMLEEKIDNEEEIKKIMGLPHQVARLKEDLFFEKVRNFLLENAKITENEIVLD
- the clpP gene encoding ATP-dependent Clp endopeptidase proteolytic subunit ClpP yields the protein MPLVPIVIEQTGRSERAYDIYSRLLKERIVFLGTPIDDNVASLIISQLLFLEAEDPTKDIYLYINSPGGIVSSGLAIYDTMRYIKPDVVTTCMGQAASMGAVLLAAGAKGKRYALPHARIMIHQPLGGAEGQASDIAIAANEILRIKKVLNQILADATGKPLEKIEQDTDRNFFMSAEEALEYGLIDKVLSYRKEEKDDGAKGKNK